From the genome of Colletotrichum destructivum chromosome 10, complete sequence, one region includes:
- a CDS encoding Putative Ubiquitin-like domain, papain-like cysteine peptidase superfamily: protein MASIPVTVSHQGTKYQVEIDTSSNGETFKYQLYSLTGVEPDRQKILVKGKQVKDDDDMSKFGLKAGATLMMMGKPSGENADLARPKEAIKFVEDMTEAEAAQQEGATPAGLTNLGNTCYLNSTLQTLRSIPELQSALTTYKSGSDGAGSSFGLSSTDIATQLMDLYKNMSETQGSIPPLTFLSTLRMVYPQFAEKSKTGAGYAQQDAEEAWSQIISQLKQKLSESEGSSFVDRYMAGELQSTLEVDEQAARDAGEEPIKSSESFLKLNCHIDSTVNHLRDGILAALTEKLEKKSAVLDRDTTYTKKSLISRLPKYLAVHFVRFFWKREVQKKAKIMRKVTFPHELDVVEFCTDELKKALVPVRDKVREIRKDEEDIERARKRRKINPVDRGDIAGASGGPEGKTALEKANDKKAERSGKPIATTSDGDTEMAETFKTDAEVEAEKDAALVAAKKELYALVNQDLVKDEGANQSGIYELRGVVTHQGASADSGHYTAYVKKTAPVDPKTGKKGEEDGNWWWFNDDKVSEVTPDKIDALAGGGESHSALICLYRAIPLPTIDNDGKAE, encoded by the exons ATGGCGTCAATACCCG TCACCGTCAGCCACCAAGGCACCAAATACCAAGTCGAAATCGACACCTCCTCCAATGGCGAAACCTTCAAGTACCAACTCTACAGCTTGACGGGCGTCGAGCCTGATCGCCAGAAGATtctcgtcaagggcaagcaGGTcaaagacgatgacgacatGTCCAAGTTCGGCCTCAAGGCTGGCGCCACCCTCATGATGATGGGCAAGCCATCTGGAGAGAACGCGGACCTCGCCCGTCCCAAGGAAGCAATCAAGTTTGTCGAGGACATGaccgaagccgaagccgcccAGCAGGAGGGCGCCACCCCCGCCGGCCTCACTAACTTGGGCAACACCTGCTACCTCAACTCGACCCTCCAGACCCTTCGATCGATTCCCGAGCTCCAGAGTGCTCTCACTACATACAAGTCGGGCAGTGACGGAGCCGGCAGCAGCTTCGGTCTTAGCTCGACCGATATTGCTACCCAGCTCATGGATCTGTACAAGAACATGTCGGAGACTCAGGGTAGCATCCCCCCGCTTACCTTCTTGAGCACTCTCCGCATGGTCTACCCACAGTTCGCCGAGAAGTCCAAGACCGGAGCTGGATACGCCCAgcaggatgccgaggaggcctGGTCTCAGATCATCTCCCAGCTGAAGCAGAAGCTTTCCGAGTCGGAAGGCTCCTCCTTCGTCGACAGATACATGGCCGGAGAGCTCCAATCCACGCTTGAGGTCGACGAGCAAGCCGCCAGGGACGCTGGCGAGGAGCCGATCAAATCAAGCGAGAGCTTTCTTAAGCTCAACTGCCACATTGACAGCACCGTCAACCACCTGCGTGACGGTATCTTGGCTGCCCTGACGGAgaagttggagaagaagtcggcCGTTCTGGACAGAGACACGACCTACACCAAGAAGTCGCTGATCTCACGATTGCCCAAGTACCTCGCTGTTCACTTTGTTCGTTTCTTCTGGAAGCGTGAGGtccagaagaaggccaagatcATGCGCAAGGTCACCTTTCCCCACGAGCTTGATGTTGTTGAGTTCTGCACCGATGAGCTGAAGAAGGCCCTCGTTCCTGTGCGCGACAAGGTTCGTGAAATTcgcaaggacgaggaggataTCGAGCGAGCTCGGAAGAGACGTAAGATTAACCCTGTCGACCGCGGCGATATCGCCGGAGCCTCTGGCGGCCCCGAGGGCAAGACGGCTTTGGAGAAGGCCAACGACAAGAAGGCGGAGAGATCTGGAAAGCCCATCGCCACCACTTCGGACGGCGATACCGAGATGGCTGAGACCTTCAAGACGGACGctgaggtcgaggccgagaaggacgcggccctcgtcgctgCCAAGAAGGAGCTCTATGCCTTGGTCAACCAGGATCTGGtcaaggacgagggcgccaaCCAGTCGGGGATTTACGAGCTGCGTGGCGTCGTCACTCACCAGGGAGCGAGTGCCGACAGCGGCCACTACACGGCATACGTCAAGAAGACTGCCCCTGTCGACCCCAAGAccggcaagaagggcgaggaggacggcaacTGGTGGTGGttcaacgacgacaaggtgTCGGAGGTCACACCCGACAAGATCGATGCTTTGGCAGGTGGTGGCGAGTCGCACTCTGCGCTTATATGTCTCTACCGAGCCATCCCCCTCCCGACCATCGATAACGATGGCAAGGCTGAGTAA
- a CDS encoding Putative histidine phosphatase superfamily, clade-1 codes for MTTPRAFVIRHGETEWSLNGRHTGSTDIPLTANGERRVRATGRALVGSDRLIVPKRISHIYVSPRRRAQRTFELLNLGISDELPWKCHGNIDGDGPSCNAHVEVTEDIREWDYGDYEGITSPEIRRIRKEQGLGENWDIWRDGCPGGESPQDVTDRLDRLIDDIRERWHKPVIGDKAAPNGDVLVVAHGHILRAFAMRWAGKTLQDGPAFLLEAGGVGTLSYEHHNIEEPAILLGGAFAVDFVEKDEPAQA; via the exons ATGACGACTCCCCGCGCCTTCGTCATCCGCCACGGCGAGACAGAGTGGTCCCTCAACGGCCGCCACACCGGCAGTACCGACATCCCCCTGaccgccaacggcgagagGCGTGTGCGTGCCACCGGCCGCGCCCTCGTAGGGAGCGACCGACTCATCGTTCCCAAGAGGATCTCTCACAT CTACGTGTCCCCCCGCAGGCGTGCTCAGCGCACCTTTGAGCTGTTGAACCTCGGCATCAGCGATGAGCTCCCTTGGAAGTGCCACGGcaacatcgacggcgacggcccgTCCTGCAACGCCCACGTCGAAGTCACCGAGGATATCCGTGAGTGGGACTACGGCGACTACGAGGGTATCACGTCTCCAGAGATCCGCCGCATCCGTAAGGAGCAGGGTCTCGGCGAGAATTGGGACATTTGGCGCGACGGCTGTCCCGGCGGAGA GAGCCCCCAAGATGTCACAGACCGCTTGGACCGCCTGATCGATGACATACGCGAGAGGTGGCACAAGCCTGTCATCGGTGACAAGGCTGCGCCCAACGGCGACGTTCTTGTTGTCGCCCATGGCCACATCCTCCGCGCCTTCGCCATGCGTTGGGCCGGGAAGACGCTCCAGGATGGTCCGGCATtcctgctcgaggccggtgGTGTCGGTACTCTAAG CTACGAACATCACAACATCGAAGAGCCTGCCATTCTGCTGGGGGGCGCGTTCGCTGTTGATTTCGTCGAGAAGGATGAGCCAGCGCAGGCATAG